In the Wyeomyia smithii strain HCP4-BCI-WySm-NY-G18 chromosome 2, ASM2978416v1, whole genome shotgun sequence genome, one interval contains:
- the LOC129722422 gene encoding trypsin-1-like, which translates to MSKTRVVVVLWLCTVVTSCFGAVPRVQFRIVGGSDTRIEKHPYQISLRKSGSHTCGGSILNANHVLTAAHCVHYPHSEPADFSVRIGSTYRNEGGKLVAISKINIHPEYDDWSLECDIAVLKLAKSVSFDSTIKPITLPKKDFRIAEGTIASIAGWGGLHFQGPSTSHLQQVSVPIVSNKACSRAYENFGAVYSYHLCAGAAGIDACQGDSGGPLVVKGVLVGIVSWGYGCAFNGYPTVYTRVSEFLDFIKYHM; encoded by the exons ATGTCGAAGACTCGCGTGGTTGTGGTGCTGTGGCTGTGTACGGTGGTGACGAGCTGCTTTGGAGCTGTTCCTAGAGTACAATTTCGAATTGTAGGAGGAAGCGATACGCGCATAGAGAAACATCCGTATCAAATTTCGCTCCGGAAGTCCGGATCTCACACGTGTGGTGGATCTATTCTTAATGCGAACCATGTCCTAACGGCTGCCCATTGTGTGCACTA CCCCCATTCAGAACCTGCAGATTTTTCGGTTCGGATAGGATCCACATATCGAAATGAAGGGGGCAAACTAGTTGCCATATCTAAGATTAACATACATCCGGAGTACGACGATTGGTCTTTAGAATGCGACATAGCGGTACTGAAATTAGCGAAATCTGTATCATTCGACTCAACAATTAAACCAATTACGCTGCCGaaaaaagatttccgaattgcTGAAGGAACCATAGCTTCAATAGCCGGATGGGGTGGACTTCAT TTCCAGGGACCCAGCACAAGCCACCTGCAACAGGTATCGGTACCAATTGTTAGCAATAAGGCATGCAGCAGAGCTTACGAAAATTTTGGCGCTGTCTACTCGTATCATCTATGCGCTGGTGCTGCCGGAATAGACGCTTGCCAGGGTGATTCTGGTGGGCCACTGGTTGTTAAAGGTGTTTTGGTAGGCATTGTTTCCTGGGGCTATGGTTGCGCATTCAACGGTTACCCGACGGTGTACACACGCGTTTCGGAATTTCTCGATTTCATCAAGTATCATATGTGA